GCGGCGATCGCCCGCACCGTGGCCTTCTCCCGCAACCGGTCGGCGATGTGGATCCGCTCCTCCTCGCGCAGGTACCTGGACGTGCCGGAAGGCGGCGCCACCGCGGAAATCGGTGGTGCCGCCTTCTGCCGACGGTCGGCGCTGCGGCCGTTACGCCACTTGTTGCCGGTTCGCCGGTCAACACCGACGATCCGGCAGGCTTCCGTGTTGCTGTATCCCTGCTGCACGAGCCGGGAGTATGCCTCCCGCTCCCGGCGCAGCTTCACAGGCCCCTGCGCGGTCCGCACCTTGCGGATCTCGAAGTCCATCGCACCCCTTGAGCTGGGGTGTTGCGACGACCACTAGAACCTAAGGGGAGACCCTGTACGCCGGCGCGGGCAACGCGGCCACCGCGGAGTGGACGGACCTCGCCGCCCGGCTCTTCGCCGGCCGCGGAATACGCATGGCGGCTCCCTTCCCCGAGATAGCGGGGCAGGAGGAGTTCGTCCGGGTGGTGCGCAAACAGGGCTGGTCGGTGCTGGCGAGCACCGAGTTCCTCCCCGTGCCGGGCATGGTCGTCCGGCCGCTCGTCGACCCCGTGCCGCTGTCACCGGTCTCGCTGGTCCGGCGGCGCGGGCTGAGCCACGCCGGCCTCGGCGTGCTGCGCTCCGTCATGGCCGAACTCGCCGCGTCGGGAGGGTGGCTGGACGTGCCGCCGGACGGCTGGCTGCCGGACGAGGACCGGGCCGCTATGGCGCGGAACACCTGACTCCGCGGCCCGGTCGTCAGCCGCGTGCGCTACATTCGTGGTCCGGGTGCAACGTGGTAGGGGTGCTCGGCCCGGGTTTAGGGGGCCCGGTCCGACGGCAGGCGTCCGGTTCCGCCGGCGCTCCCACCTCTCCGTTCAGTGGGGGAAGAGCGTACAGCAGTGGAAAACAGGCAAGAAAAGTCCCGAATAGGGCACAGTCATGACCCCAACGAGGTCACGATCCAGATCGACAGCGTGGAGTTCAGGAATCTCCAGGCTGCCCGGATGAACCCCGAGGCCCCTCAGGAAGACGCCGACGGGCCCGTGTTCGTCGACGAGAGCGGCCGTCGCAGCAAGAAGTTCCGCCGTATCGGATGGGTGCTGGCGCTCGTCTGCGCGGGCTATGCCGTGACCCTCGTGGTCGCCCTCATCGGCGGCAACTCCAACGCGCCGTCGCTCCTCATCCCCGGGCCGGCGGACGACAAGGCGGACACCGCCGAGGAGACCCCCGGACCCTCCGAGGCCCCCTCCGCCCCCGCCGGTGCCGAGGTCGTCGCCGGCGTCCCCTCGCCCTCCGGCAGCCCGGCAGCGGTGCCGCGGCAGTCCGCCGGGTCCGCCGGCGAGCCGGGCGGCGGCCTGAGCAGCAGCCCGTCGGGCGCCTCCGGCAGCGGCGCGGCCACCACCACCGGCGGCGCCGGCACCGGCGGGGCGACGACCGACCCGAAGCCCACCGTGTCCACGGCACCGGGCGGCCCGGGAGGCGCCGGGGGATCGGGCGGCACCGGCGGCGAGGAGCCGCCGCCGGACCCGGTCGAACCCACACCCAGCGAGACCGCGACGGAAGAACCCACCGGCGAGCCGGTGGCACAGGGCCAGCAGCTGGCCGGGGAAGGTGCCGGCTAGGAGCGTGGGTCAGTAACGAGCAAGCGGCTCGGCTTCTGTGGTCGGCGGATCGGTTGCGGAGGGCCTGTCGGGGTCTGTGGGGCTTCGGTGGGGGTCTGCCAGGTGCAGGGCTCGTGGTGTGGCCGGGGAGGCCTGGTGGGTTACCCGGTCAGGCCGGCGAGCCCGGCGGTCCCGGCGTGTCGGAAGATCTTGCGAAGGTTGTGGCAGGCCGCCAGCAGTCGCCATTCACCACGGGCACCGTCCTCGCCGCGCAGGAGGAGCTGGCGGCCGTCCTGGCAAGTCATGATCTGTCCGAAGACGGGTTCGACGATGGCCTTGCGGCGGCTGTAGGCGGCCTTGCCCGGCTTGGTCCGCAGCTTGTGGGCCATGCGCTCTTTGAGTGTGGCGTCCTTGGGTATGCGTCCGCGCGGTGCGGGCGGGACCTGCTCGTCGTGGGTCAGCCGGCCGGTGGCCATGAAGGTGTCGGTGCCGCAGGCCAGATGGCGCTCTCGCGCTGCTTCGAGGTTGGTCTCGGAGCAGTAGCCGGCGTCGACCAGGGCCTGCTTGGGATGAACGCCGGTGTTGGCGGCGGACTGGTCGAGCATCGTGGTGTAGTTCAGCGCATCCGAAGGGTTTGTCGTCACGTCGGCGGCGGTGATGACCTGGTGTTCTTCGTCGACGACGGCTTGGGCGTTGTAGGCCTGGATGTAGGCGCCGTCGCTGTTCTTCATGATCCGCGAGTCGGGGTCGGTGAAGTTGGCCTGCGCCTTCGGCTTGGGGCGTGCCGCCTTGGCGGCCTTCTCCCCGGCGCTGGTGACGGCCTGCCCGTCGTGGATGTCGGCGCGCTCTTGACGGCGGCGTTCCTTGTCCTCGGCATGCTTGCGGGCCTTGTCAGCGGCCTCGGCCTCAATCTGCGTGCGGGCGGCCTGCAGCTTCGCCAGGCGCTTCTCACGCCGGTCCAGTTCGGCGGGCAGGTCCGTCTCCTTGCCGTCCACGCCGAAGGCGTGGTCCTCGGCTTCATCGATGGCCTCCGCGTCGGCCAGCAGGGCCTGGGCCTGTGCCTCCAGCTGTGCGATCTCGGCCTCGATGCGTTCTTCCTTGTCGACCAGGCGACCGTAGCTCATCGCCTTGTGCTTGGAGGCGCTGGCCTCAAGTTTCGTGCCGTCCAGCGCGACGCGTCCCATCTTGACCATGCCGAGCTTGGTCGCGAGGTGCAGCGACTGGGCGAACAGACCGGCGAGCGCATCGAGGTGGCGGCGGCGAAACCGGGCGATCGAGCGGAAGTCCGGTTCCTGGCCGGCGGCCAGGAACCGGAACGCGACGTCGTCGGCCAGGCGGCGCTCGATCGCCCGTGAGGAGCGCACCCCGGTGGTGTATCCGTAGATCAGCAGCCGCACCATCAGCCGCGGGTCGTAGGGCGGGTAGCCGCGCTTTTCGGTGTAGTCCGCCAGGACCGGCCCGAGGTCGAGCACCTCGTCGACCAGGTCGGCGACGAACCGGGCCAGGTGGTCCTCGGGCAGCCAGTCGTCCAGCGACGGCGGCAACAGCAGGACCTGGCGTGGGTCGAACGCCCGGAACGTCTTGTTCACCGCGGTCGGACGGCCCTGCGGCCGTTTCTTACCGACCGGCTCGACCTCGAACAGCCCATCCCCATCACG
The genomic region above belongs to Streptomyces marianii and contains:
- a CDS encoding IS1182 family transposase, producing the protein MNKTFRAFDPRQVLLLPPSLDDWLPEDHLARFVADLVDEVLDLGPVLADYTEKRGYPPYDPRLMVRLLIYGYTTGVRSSRAIERRLADDVAFRFLAAGQEPDFRSIARFRRRHLDALAGLFAQSLHLATKLGMVKMGRVALDGTKLEASASKHKAMSYGRLVDKEERIEAEIAQLEAQAQALLADAEAIDEAEDHAFGVDGKETDLPAELDRREKRLAKLQAARTQIEAEAADKARKHAEDKERRRQERADIHDGQAVTSAGEKAAKAARPKPKAQANFTDPDSRIMKNSDGAYIQAYNAQAVVDEEHQVITAADVTTNPSDALNYTTMLDQSAANTGVHPKQALVDAGYCSETNLEAARERHLACGTDTFMATGRLTHDEQVPPAPRGRIPKDATLKERMAHKLRTKPGKAAYSRRKAIVEPVFGQIMTCQDGRQLLLRGEDGARGEWRLLAACHNLRKIFRHAGTAGLAGLTG